The following are from one region of the Canis lupus baileyi chromosome 25, mCanLup2.hap1, whole genome shotgun sequence genome:
- the MAGOHB gene encoding protein mago nashi homolog 2 has protein sequence MAMASDFYLRYYVGHKGKFGHEFLEFEFRPDGKLRYANNSNYKNDVMIRKEAYVHKSVMEELKRIIDDSEITKEDDALWPPPDRVGRQELEIVIGDEHISFTTSKIGSLIDVNQSKDPEGLRVFYYLVQDLKCLVFSLIGLHFKIKPI, from the exons ATGGCTATGGCCAGCGATTTCTACCTGCGCTACTACGTAGGGCACAAGGGCAAGTTTGGACACGAGTTTCTGGAGTTCGAGTTTCGGCCAGACG GAAAGCTTAGATACGCGAACAACAGCAATTACAAAAATGATGTCATGATCAGAAAGGAG GCTTATGTACACAAGAGTGTAATGGAAGAACTGAAGAGGATTATTGATGACAGTGAAATTACAAAAGAAGATGATGCATTGTGGCCTCCCCCTGACAGAGTTGGCCGACAG gagcTTGAGATTGTAATTGGAGATGAACACATTTCTTTTACCACATCAAAAATAGGTTCTCTTATTGATGTAAATCAGTCAAA ggatCCTGAAGGCCTTCGAGTATTTTACTATTTGGTACAGGACCTGAAATGTTTAGTATTTAGTCTTATTGGATTACATTTCAAGATTAAACCAATCTAA
- the LOC140617490 gene encoding killer cell lectin-like receptor 3 isoform X1 yields the protein MSNEKVIYSSLRFLQSPESQNRLRADTTQSPGKKDGKGFPVPRHLIVVILGILCLLLLIIVAVLGTKIFQFIQENHHLGEMIGNLTQEYHILQNDSYLKDQLLTNKSLEYNILKNEMLQQKKEQDLFFTNRTFQSKNKGKLHENHQSCHRIKYYYFTSKSEKWIGCKKTCQSCNSSLLKISDEDELTFIQAQTYKKNYWIGLLYDIKEEKWKWVNTDLPFGINFTFMGFSGRGQCAFLSSTRVTNIDCSNSYHCICEKRIDNVLSTSFQRYKKKRKSKRTQAGGAAEGEGGEEPGSSLSRELGPKMLRS from the exons ATGAGCAATGAGAAAGTAATTTATTCTTCCCTGAGATTTCTTCAGTCTCCAGAGTCACAAAATAGATTAAGGGCAGATACGACTCAAAGCCCTGGGAAAAAGGATGGCAAAG GGTTTCCAGTGCCAAGACATCTCATTGTAGTGATTCTTGGGATCCTGTGTTTACTACTACTGATCATTGTTGCCGTGTTGGGGACAAAGA tttttcagttTATTCAAGAAAACCATCACCTGGGGGAAATGATAGGAAACCTGACTCAAGAGTACCACATTTTGCAAAATGACAGCTACTTAAAGGACCAACTTTTGACAAATAAGAGTTTAGAATATAACATTCTCAAAAATGAAATGCTTCAGCAGAAAAAGGAACAGGATTTATTCTTTACAAATAGGACGTTTCAGAGCAAAAATAAAG GCAAACTCCATGAAAACCACCAGTCCTGTCATagaataaagtattattatttcacttctaaaagtgaaaaatggaTTGGATGTAAAAAGACATGCCAAAGTTGTAATTCATCTCTTTTGAAGATAAGTGATGAAGATGAACTG aCCTTCATTCAAGCACAAACTTATAAGAAAAACTACTGGATTGGATTATTATAtgatataaaggaagaaaaatggaaatgggtTAACACTGACCTACCTTTTGGGAT TAATTTTACCTTCATGGGTTTTTCTGGAAGAGGACAATGTGCATTTTTGAGCTCAACAAGAGTAACAAATATTGATTGCTCTAATTCATACCATTGTATCTGTGAGAAGAGAATTGATAATGTTTTGTCTACCTCCTTCCAAAGATACAAGAAGAAAAG aaagagcaagagaacacaagctgggggagctgcagagggagaaggaggggaagaacccggctcctccctgagcagggagcttggcCCCAAGatgttgagatcatga
- the LOC140617490 gene encoding killer cell lectin-like receptor 2 isoform X2: protein MSNEKVIYSSLRFLQSPESQNRLRADTTQSPGKKDGKGFPVPRHLIVVILGILCLLLLIIVAVLGTKIFQFIQENHHLGEMIGNLTQEYHILQNDSYLKDQLLTNKSLEYNILKNEMLQQKKEQDLFFTNRTFQSKNKGKLHENHQSCHRIKYYYFTSKSEKWIGCKKTCQSCNSSLLKISDEDELTFIQAQTYKKNYWIGLLYDIKEEKWKWVNTDLPFGINFTFMGFSGRGQCAFLSSTRVTNIDCSNSYHCICEKRIDNVLSTSFQRYKKKR, encoded by the exons ATGAGCAATGAGAAAGTAATTTATTCTTCCCTGAGATTTCTTCAGTCTCCAGAGTCACAAAATAGATTAAGGGCAGATACGACTCAAAGCCCTGGGAAAAAGGATGGCAAAG GGTTTCCAGTGCCAAGACATCTCATTGTAGTGATTCTTGGGATCCTGTGTTTACTACTACTGATCATTGTTGCCGTGTTGGGGACAAAGA tttttcagttTATTCAAGAAAACCATCACCTGGGGGAAATGATAGGAAACCTGACTCAAGAGTACCACATTTTGCAAAATGACAGCTACTTAAAGGACCAACTTTTGACAAATAAGAGTTTAGAATATAACATTCTCAAAAATGAAATGCTTCAGCAGAAAAAGGAACAGGATTTATTCTTTACAAATAGGACGTTTCAGAGCAAAAATAAAG GCAAACTCCATGAAAACCACCAGTCCTGTCATagaataaagtattattatttcacttctaaaagtgaaaaatggaTTGGATGTAAAAAGACATGCCAAAGTTGTAATTCATCTCTTTTGAAGATAAGTGATGAAGATGAACTG aCCTTCATTCAAGCACAAACTTATAAGAAAAACTACTGGATTGGATTATTATAtgatataaaggaagaaaaatggaaatgggtTAACACTGACCTACCTTTTGGGAT TAATTTTACCTTCATGGGTTTTTCTGGAAGAGGACAATGTGCATTTTTGAGCTCAACAAGAGTAACAAATATTGATTGCTCTAATTCATACCATTGTATCTGTGAGAAGAGAATTGATAATGTTTTGTCTACCTCCTTCCAAAGATACAAGAAGAAAAGGTGA